One Legionella hackeliae DNA segment encodes these proteins:
- a CDS encoding YopJ family acetyltransferase, with product MLFAQKLKSYFANIALRSPKLSDFAGAAIVAAKKHARAKKNDVFDCFVIPQKPFLQAIAQLNDKNINREKGIQSRTQALVRVTSVHFTYVDIQNTNGELSFFILDAAGAPEAVALSKEIQKQHPNAKVFYCLQRIQKDGESCFNFSLSHAESFSKIKDWHSQLSAFAAEGILKQDIQGDEKQGPYILERKHIPIQAFKQAHRQEIGIKELLTRDEVETMRPVNKYDESLSKHLQRHQIPLDKR from the coding sequence ATGTTATTTGCACAAAAATTAAAATCCTATTTTGCTAACATCGCTCTGAGATCACCAAAACTCTCTGATTTTGCGGGGGCTGCAATTGTAGCGGCAAAAAAGCACGCGCGAGCTAAAAAAAATGATGTGTTTGATTGCTTCGTTATTCCCCAGAAGCCTTTTTTGCAAGCCATTGCACAATTAAACGATAAAAATATTAATAGGGAGAAAGGAATACAGAGTCGTACTCAAGCGTTGGTACGCGTCACCAGTGTTCATTTTACTTATGTTGATATTCAAAATACTAACGGGGAGCTCAGCTTTTTTATTTTGGACGCTGCAGGAGCTCCCGAAGCAGTAGCGCTTTCGAAAGAAATTCAGAAACAACATCCCAATGCTAAAGTTTTTTATTGTCTACAAAGAATACAAAAAGATGGAGAAAGTTGTTTTAATTTTTCGTTATCTCATGCTGAATCGTTTTCTAAAATAAAAGATTGGCATTCTCAATTATCAGCATTTGCAGCAGAAGGTATACTGAAACAGGATATTCAGGGAGATGAGAAACAAGGTCCTTATATTCTTGAAAGAAAACACATACCCATCCAAGCATTCAAACAGGCTCATCGTCAAGAGATAGGCATCAAAGAACTTTTAACTCGTGATGAAGTAGAGACAATGCGCCCGGTGAATAAATATGATGAATCATTATCAAAACATCTTCAGCGACATCAAATTCCGCTAGACAAGCGGTAA
- a CDS encoding ankyrin repeat domain-containing protein, protein MSTIDSGYIDHKFESYKILVNKYIDSGYGEISLFQFFKENYYCRSQNFFAASLGAGDKFELWDEALKIKFMKFATKSHATYFPILDGVFAENPNILKELGDTPIACVAMKNAVAYFNVATIACLVKDGASVDQKDPKTGLAPVHIVVKEFLVDSYKVDAIRFLKGNGADILAKDNEGKTILDYLDFNKEEDIKLLKFLIEIEPRIAIEHPQLLTINLDVKNPILDLLGDEKKVLTSNDLLENLKGIDDICQKLFCLDEAYKSIIANDNIYSAQPKHRLQSYNEAYSDRQLKDIQALKFAYCDLIKSEVDKGTCDKES, encoded by the coding sequence GTGAGTACGATAGATAGTGGGTATATCGATCACAAGTTTGAAAGTTACAAAATATTAGTTAATAAATATATCGATAGCGGATATGGTGAGATAAGTTTATTTCAATTTTTTAAAGAAAATTATTATTGTCGCTCACAAAATTTTTTTGCAGCAAGTTTAGGTGCTGGAGATAAGTTTGAATTATGGGATGAAGCGCTAAAAATCAAATTTATGAAATTCGCGACGAAGAGTCATGCCACTTATTTCCCTATTCTGGACGGTGTTTTTGCTGAAAATCCAAATATTTTAAAAGAATTAGGAGATACACCCATTGCTTGCGTGGCAATGAAAAATGCTGTTGCTTATTTTAATGTAGCCACTATTGCATGTTTGGTTAAAGATGGTGCGTCAGTTGATCAAAAAGATCCGAAAACAGGTTTGGCGCCTGTTCATATTGTCGTAAAAGAATTTCTGGTTGATTCCTATAAAGTGGATGCAATTAGATTTCTAAAGGGAAATGGAGCGGATATTCTGGCAAAAGATAATGAAGGAAAGACCATACTTGATTATCTAGATTTTAACAAAGAAGAAGATATTAAATTGCTCAAGTTTCTTATTGAAATTGAGCCACGCATAGCCATTGAACATCCGCAATTGTTAACAATAAACCTGGATGTAAAGAATCCAATACTCGATTTACTCGGCGATGAAAAGAAAGTATTAACTAGTAATGATTTGCTTGAAAATCTTAAGGGAATTGATGATATTTGCCAGAAATTATTTTGTTTAGACGAGGCTTATAAGAGCATTATAGCGAACGATAATATTTACTCCGCACAACCAAAACACAGGCTTCAATCCTATAATGAAGCCTACAGTGATAGACAGTTAAAGGATATTCAGGCTTTGAAATTTGCTTATTGCGACTTAATTAAATCAGAAGTAGACAAGGGGACTTGCGACAAAGAAAGCTGA